In a genomic window of Aquila chrysaetos chrysaetos chromosome Z, bAquChr1.4, whole genome shotgun sequence:
- the LOC115337477 gene encoding selenoprotein P encodes MWAGLGLVLALCLLPGGGTEIQNCKEAPEWRIGEENPMLNSRGSVTVVALLQASUYLCLLQASRLEDLRVKLENEGLVNIWYMVVNHKGTYSQRKFHLLKESVSDHITVYQQDEEQADVWTTLNGNKDDFLIYDRCGRLVYHLGLPYSFLSFQYVEESIKIAYCENKCGNCSYTEPDIGGICENITRKAEEKLAELEPKPTGQHSHLHNLHRHRQQHHHREGSRHSKNENHQAPSETQRHHPHSGRRHRVFGHNRHDQTGSHAQVDTVPQGESVEITQDKKLUKKGKNSCKNQLTUNWQTASDSTSSSUCCHCRHLLFEELGNSVTUQCRGALPNSCRUHGQLSAEDITESUQURLLTAAUQSPAAGASETSDTUQUQEKARNUAUETN; translated from the exons AtgtgggcagggctggggctaGTTCTGGCTCTCTGTCTCCTCCCAGGAGGAGGGACAGAGATCCAGAACTGCAAGGAGGCCCCAGAATGGCGTATTGGGGAGGAGAACCCAATGCTGAACTCTAGGGGCTCAGTGACAGTGGTGGCTCTCCTCCAAGCTAGCTGATACTTGTGCCTGCTGCAGGCTTCCAG ATTGGAGGACCTGCGAGTGAAGTTAGAGAATGAAGGACTGGTCAATATCTGGTATATGGTTGTCAACCATAAGGGAACTTATTCCCAGAGGAAATTTCACCTACTGAAAGAAAGTGTTTCAGACCATATTACTGTCTACCAGCAAGATGAAGAGCAAGCTGATGTCTGGACTACcttaaatggaaacaaagatgACTTTCTCATCTATGACAG ATGCGGCCGTCTAGTGTATCACCTGGGTCTGCCCTATTCCTTCCTGTCTTTCCAATATGTAGAAGAATCTATTAAGATTGCATACTGTGAAAACAAGTGTGGAAACTGCTCTTACACg GAACCTGATATTGGTGGTATATGTGAAAACATCActagaaaagcagaggaaaagctaGCAGAGCTAGAACCCAAACCAACTGGTCAACATTCACATCTCCACAACCTCCACAGACATAGACAGCAGCACCACCATCGCGAGGGCAGTCGTCATTCCAAAAATGAGAACCATCAGGCTCCTTCTGAAACTCAAAGACATCATCCTCACAGCGGTCGGCGTCATAGAGTCTTTGGCCATAACAGACATGATCAGACAGGTAGTCATGCACAGGTAGACACTGTTCCTCAAGGAGAAAGTGTGGAAATTACACAAGataaaaagctatgaaaaaaagggaaaaacagctgtaaaaaccAGTTAACTTGAAACTGGCAGACAGCATCAGACTCAACTTCTAGTAGCTGATGCTGTCATTGTCGACACCTTTTGTTTGAAGAGCTAGGAAATTCTGTCACTTGACAGTGTCGTGGAGCACTTCCAAATTCTTGCAGGTGACATGGCCAACTGTCAGCAGAGGACATCACTGAATCTTGACAGTGACGTCTGCTGACTGCTGCCTGACAGtcaccagcagcaggagcaagtGAAACTAGTGACACCTGACAGTGACAGGAAAAGGCAAGAAACTGAGCCTGAGAAACAAACTAA